A genome region from Nitrosopumilus oxyclinae includes the following:
- a CDS encoding LON peptidase substrate-binding domain-containing protein produces the protein MTETKIIPIFPLDLVLFPRQELPLRIFEPRYKQLVDDCMLGDGQFGVCLIDENNSINGWNSPKLVGTIAKISKCEDVEIDGLQLHIETIGRNSFKIKKIIPPSITQPANYDPLSVEGHQEISEIHEKVGTGEKMYIQAEVEMIPEIDENVSSENWEKLVHLWKKKIIKQALPQIVDSHSLDHVLEQYYLNTDTPTIDYIYSLAAIGAKDPNDLQLILEATTMDELIKRMKELLTV, from the coding sequence TTGACAGAAACAAAAATTATCCCAATCTTCCCATTAGACTTGGTATTATTTCCAAGACAAGAACTCCCTCTTCGGATTTTTGAGCCTCGATACAAGCAATTAGTTGATGATTGTATGCTAGGTGATGGGCAATTTGGTGTATGTCTGATTGATGAAAATAATTCTATCAATGGCTGGAATTCCCCAAAATTAGTAGGTACTATTGCTAAAATTTCTAAATGTGAAGATGTAGAAATTGATGGATTACAATTACACATTGAAACAATTGGAAGAAATTCATTTAAAATCAAAAAAATCATTCCTCCATCTATTACACAACCTGCAAATTATGATCCACTTTCAGTAGAAGGACACCAAGAAATTTCTGAGATACATGAAAAAGTTGGAACTGGAGAAAAAATGTACATTCAAGCCGAAGTTGAAATGATTCCTGAAATTGATGAGAACGTTTCATCTGAGAACTGGGAAAAACTAGTTCATTTATGGAAAAAGAAAATCATTAAACAGGCTTTACCTCAAATTGTTGATTCACATTCATTAGATCATGTGTTGGAGCAGTACTATCTGAACACTGATACGCCTACAATTGATTACATTTATTCTTTAGCTGCAATTGGCGCCAAGGATCCAAATGATTTACAACTAATTTTAGAGGCAACTACTATGGATGAACTAATTAAGCGAATGAAAGAATTGTTGACAGTATAG
- a CDS encoding PEFG-CTERM sorting domain-containing protein has product MKTKAISSFFVLFAIVAGIVAMAPGAYADHAEVTVIPAAGSGSPGCEETPEGCFIPMIATVDVGGKVIFSNTDSAAHTFTSGEATDSDSVGVVFDSSLVMAGNTYEWTPTEVGDQPYFCIVHPWMAGIITVQGIEEDDHGDEMMMPTGAASATGMLSDGTKVSIWTTAPTKGEMMEISVQFEGAEHVNHDMKVTQNGNTVLDDKAAHHHDGKGVHTTKALSTSDPVNVTITFQGYGVNDPKTGPIGEQVVFSNVVPEFGTIAMMILAVAIISIVAVTAKSRVVPRF; this is encoded by the coding sequence ATGAAGACTAAAGCAATTAGCTCTTTCTTCGTACTATTTGCTATCGTAGCTGGTATTGTCGCAATGGCACCAGGTGCATATGCAGATCATGCTGAAGTAACAGTTATTCCAGCAGCAGGTTCTGGTTCTCCAGGATGTGAAGAAACACCAGAAGGATGTTTCATTCCAATGATTGCAACTGTCGATGTTGGTGGAAAAGTAATTTTCTCAAACACTGATAGTGCAGCACATACATTCACATCAGGAGAGGCAACAGATTCTGATTCAGTCGGAGTAGTATTTGATTCTAGTTTAGTAATGGCTGGAAACACATACGAATGGACTCCAACTGAAGTAGGTGATCAACCATACTTCTGTATAGTTCATCCATGGATGGCAGGAATAATCACAGTACAAGGAATTGAAGAAGACGATCATGGTGATGAAATGATGATGCCAACAGGTGCTGCATCAGCAACAGGAATGTTGTCTGACGGTACTAAAGTTTCAATTTGGACAACAGCACCAACAAAAGGTGAGATGATGGAAATCAGTGTTCAATTTGAAGGTGCAGAACATGTCAATCACGATATGAAAGTCACACAAAATGGTAATACAGTGCTAGATGATAAAGCTGCACACCATCACGATGGAAAAGGAGTTCATACAACAAAAGCTCTTAGCACATCTGATCCAGTAAATGTAACAATTACTTTCCAAGGTTATGGAGTAAATGATCCAAAGACTGGACCAATTGGTGAACAAGTAGTATTCTCAAACGTTGTCCCAGAATTTGGTACAATTGCAATGATGATACTAGCTGTAGCAATCATAAGCATCGTAGCAGTAACTGCAAAATCTAGAGTCGTTCCAAGATTTTAG
- a CDS encoding metal ABC transporter ATP-binding protein gives MLKVVEINNLTVQYPDVKALDDVSLVVNQGDFLGIIGPNGAGKSTLFASMLGLNTKYKGTIKFFDEDIKTSKNYLKELGYVPQKPIFENNFPVTVTDVVRMGLRKESDENKIDEVLQQLWIHELRNRRIGELSGGQQQRVFIAKALVNNPKILILDEPVTGIDQQSIDLFYSILRELNSKQKITIIWSSHDLDAVNKLANHVACLNRTLFFHGESETFFSDDELVKQYSEASMQEHMHHH, from the coding sequence ATGTTGAAAGTAGTAGAAATTAACAACTTGACGGTTCAATATCCAGATGTTAAGGCTCTTGATGATGTTAGTTTAGTTGTTAACCAAGGTGATTTTCTAGGCATAATTGGACCTAATGGAGCAGGAAAATCTACACTTTTTGCATCAATGCTTGGACTCAATACCAAATACAAAGGTACAATCAAATTTTTTGATGAGGACATAAAAACATCAAAAAATTATCTAAAAGAACTTGGATATGTTCCACAAAAACCAATCTTTGAAAATAATTTTCCAGTAACTGTTACCGATGTGGTTAGAATGGGATTAAGAAAAGAATCTGATGAGAATAAAATTGATGAGGTTTTACAACAGTTATGGATACATGAATTACGTAATAGACGAATAGGCGAACTGTCAGGTGGTCAACAACAACGTGTCTTTATTGCAAAAGCTTTGGTAAATAATCCAAAAATTTTGATCTTAGATGAACCCGTGACAGGAATTGATCAACAAAGCATTGATCTGTTTTACAGTATTTTACGTGAATTAAATTCTAAACAAAAAATTACAATTATTTGGTCATCCCATGATTTGGATGCAGTAAACAAACTAGCAAATCATGTCGCATGTTTGAATAGAACTTTGTTCTTTCATGGTGAATCTGAAACATTTTTTTCAGATGATGAATTAGTCAAGCAATACTCTGAGGCTTCAATGCAGGAACACATGCATCATCATTAA
- the pyrB gene encoding aspartate carbamoyltransferase has product MNEFYQKDIISIKDYTKDQLESIFTSTDKIMKLSLSERREISKGKTLGYLFYEPSTRTRLSFDSAMASIGGNSLGISDITSSSTQKGESLADTVRIMSIYSDVLVLRHTLDGSSRFAAEISDKPIINAGSGTEEHPTQAIQDLYTIKKEKKKIDGLKIGIVGDLKYGRTVYSLLHGLGNYDVDVRLISPESLRIRSDSTYEIKKKLDFTESTNIEDHLDELDVLYVTRIQKERFPDEEEYLKVKGSYVVGLDMLKRMKDDTIILHPLPRIDEISADVDKTKNAKYFEQAEYGKHTRAAILGMILNENGF; this is encoded by the coding sequence ATGAACGAGTTCTATCAAAAAGATATCATCTCAATTAAGGATTATACAAAAGATCAACTAGAGTCTATCTTTACATCAACTGATAAAATTATGAAACTAAGCCTATCTGAAAGAAGAGAAATTTCCAAAGGTAAGACATTGGGATATTTGTTCTATGAGCCAAGCACTAGAACTCGCCTTAGCTTTGATTCTGCTATGGCATCAATTGGTGGAAATTCTTTAGGAATATCTGATATAACATCTTCATCAACCCAAAAAGGTGAAAGCCTTGCTGATACTGTTAGGATAATGTCAATTTATTCAGATGTTTTAGTTTTGCGTCATACTCTTGATGGTTCCAGTAGATTTGCTGCAGAAATTTCTGATAAACCAATTATCAATGCAGGCAGTGGTACAGAAGAGCATCCAACTCAAGCAATTCAAGATCTGTATACCATAAAAAAAGAAAAGAAAAAGATTGATGGTCTAAAAATTGGAATTGTAGGTGATCTAAAGTATGGACGAACTGTTTACTCTCTATTACATGGACTTGGAAATTATGATGTTGATGTTAGATTAATTTCTCCTGAATCACTAAGAATAAGATCTGACTCTACTTATGAAATCAAAAAGAAATTAGACTTTACTGAATCTACTAACATTGAAGATCATCTAGATGAACTTGATGTTCTTTATGTAACAAGAATTCAAAAAGAGAGATTCCCTGATGAAGAAGAATATCTCAAAGTCAAAGGAAGTTATGTTGTAGGATTAGATATGCTAAAGCGAATGAAAGATGATACGATAATCTTACATCCGTTACCAAGAATTGATGAAATTTCTGCAGACGTTGATAAAACAAAAAATGCAAAGTACTTTGAGCAAGCTGAGTATGGAAAACACACACGTGCTGCCATATTAGGTATGATTCTAAACGAGAATGGATTTTAA
- a CDS encoding metal ABC transporter permease — MHRALISGVAIAILCSVVGLFLVLRRYSLFGDAIAHSSFGGIALGLLAGVYPLWTAYAVSIASALIITKVKDRYNISGDASIAVLLSSGIAVGLVIIGLSGGFTIDIFSFLFGSILLVSVDDTVLVLALTGAILIVILLLYRQLLYSTFNEEQAKVSGIPVEKINYLIVFMAGITVVTSIQLVGVLLISALFVIPNVTAIMYGKGFKQTAIISMSFSVFSVVVGILVSYIFDITPAGTIVLIAIGLLAGTMGIKSAGLLSKN; from the coding sequence ATGCATAGAGCATTAATTTCTGGAGTTGCAATTGCAATTCTTTGTTCAGTTGTTGGGTTGTTTCTAGTTTTAAGACGTTATTCATTGTTTGGTGATGCAATAGCCCATTCATCATTTGGAGGAATTGCTTTAGGATTACTGGCAGGTGTTTATCCTTTATGGACAGCATATGCTGTTTCTATTGCTAGTGCACTGATAATTACTAAAGTCAAAGATAGATACAACATTTCTGGTGATGCATCTATTGCCGTACTATTGTCCTCAGGCATAGCAGTTGGGCTTGTAATTATTGGTTTATCTGGAGGATTTACAATTGATATCTTTAGTTTTCTATTTGGTAGTATTCTACTAGTTAGTGTAGATGATACTGTTCTAGTTTTAGCATTAACTGGGGCAATTCTAATTGTAATTCTCTTGCTTTATCGTCAACTTCTTTATTCAACATTCAATGAAGAACAAGCCAAAGTTAGTGGAATTCCTGTAGAAAAAATAAATTACTTGATTGTTTTTATGGCAGGAATTACTGTAGTTACATCTATTCAACTTGTAGGTGTATTGTTGATTTCAGCTCTCTTTGTAATTCCTAATGTTACAGCAATAATGTATGGTAAAGGATTCAAACAAACAGCAATAATTTCAATGAGTTTTTCTGTTTTCTCAGTTGTAGTAGGAATTCTAGTCTCTTACATCTTTGATATTACTCCTGCAGGAACCATTGTTTTAATTGCAATTGGATTACTTGCAGGAACTATGGGAATAAAATCAGCTGGATTGCTATCTAAGAATTAA
- a CDS encoding ATP synthase subunit C, whose protein sequence is MKPIVLLLLAAAVISVIGSTGVAYAAEGDAAGSSDSFKILGAGLAFGLAAFGAGIGLGQVGAAGLAVISENPALQSKVFIFVGMVESIAIYGIVMMFIILGQ, encoded by the coding sequence ATGAAACCTATCGTTTTACTACTTTTGGCAGCAGCAGTAATATCCGTAATTGGATCTACTGGAGTCGCATATGCTGCAGAAGGCGATGCAGCAGGAAGTTCTGATTCATTCAAAATTCTTGGTGCAGGATTAGCTTTCGGTCTAGCAGCATTTGGTGCAGGTATTGGTCTTGGCCAAGTAGGTGCAGCAGGACTTGCAGTAATTAGTGAGAACCCAGCACTACAGTCAAAAGTATTCATCTTCGTAGGTATGGTTGAATCAATCGCAATCTACGGTATAGTTATGATGTTTATCATCTTAGGACAATAG
- a CDS encoding PEFG-CTERM sorting domain-containing protein, with product MISLKKLVIFGLISCLLFPASSVYGHGFGLDTISSIDIQGKKLSISVEMPLVFENDQEQITITATEDVTKENAKNVTFLIGLFHENEMIFRNYFFAEDGVLQIQVEPTQENEITIHGEQDSLLGAWHGTESEPLKITGPLFDSSGLYNFEIEIRTIDEPTNIIESGIYNADLSVIETLSFTQKDSENNDVDFRSKSYFDTISNFKYDYEANKVTFEMPFDWSEKQMSHVNVVHVETHFPKYFDEFLAPSYSGYVNGIELFKSSVSVDDYTEDDERIVHFVLLQDHLRYLKNEMKKELDEYPDNMVFTISMSKDTAFPLEAYTKSEDFKVNLSWDPMNVEPGVDTNFIFTIRDGRTNEPLRSSDYTFVIIQNDEEIHRVSGKAQVGGEFEKFTFTEDQTGPTIIKFENIRNTGQETEFVLVVAPEFGTIVMAILVVGMISVIVLGTKHQTFFLK from the coding sequence ATGATTTCTTTAAAAAAATTAGTAATATTTGGATTAATTTCATGTCTGTTGTTTCCTGCAAGTAGTGTTTATGGACATGGATTTGGTCTTGATACTATTTCATCAATTGACATTCAAGGAAAAAAACTATCAATTTCTGTAGAGATGCCATTGGTTTTTGAAAATGATCAAGAGCAAATTACAATTACTGCAACTGAAGATGTAACAAAAGAAAATGCAAAAAATGTTACGTTTCTGATTGGTCTATTTCATGAAAATGAAATGATATTTAGAAATTATTTCTTTGCTGAAGATGGTGTTTTACAAATTCAAGTAGAACCCACACAAGAAAATGAAATTACAATTCACGGTGAACAAGATTCCTTGCTTGGAGCATGGCATGGAACTGAATCTGAACCGCTTAAAATCACAGGACCTTTGTTTGATTCCAGTGGATTATACAATTTTGAAATTGAGATTCGAACAATTGATGAGCCTACAAATATCATAGAATCTGGAATCTATAATGCTGATTTGAGCGTAATTGAGACTTTATCGTTTACTCAAAAAGATTCTGAAAATAATGATGTAGATTTTCGCTCAAAGTCATATTTTGATACAATTTCTAATTTCAAATATGACTATGAGGCAAATAAAGTCACATTTGAAATGCCATTTGACTGGAGTGAAAAACAAATGTCACATGTTAATGTGGTTCATGTAGAAACCCATTTCCCAAAATACTTTGATGAGTTTTTAGCTCCTAGTTATTCAGGATATGTTAATGGAATTGAATTGTTCAAATCTTCAGTTTCTGTTGATGACTATACAGAAGACGATGAAAGAATAGTTCATTTTGTTTTGTTACAAGATCATTTACGATATTTGAAAAATGAGATGAAAAAAGAGCTTGATGAATATCCTGATAATATGGTATTTACAATTTCTATGAGCAAAGATACTGCATTTCCATTAGAAGCTTATACAAAAAGTGAAGATTTCAAAGTAAATCTCTCATGGGATCCAATGAATGTAGAACCTGGTGTTGATACTAATTTTATTTTTACAATTAGAGATGGAAGAACAAATGAACCTCTAAGAAGTTCTGACTATACATTTGTAATAATTCAAAATGATGAGGAAATTCATCGTGTATCTGGAAAGGCTCAAGTTGGTGGTGAATTTGAGAAATTTACATTTACTGAAGATCAGACCGGTCCTACAATAATTAAATTTGAAAATATTAGAAATACAGGCCAAGAAACTGAATTTGTTTTAGTGGTTGCACCTGAATTTGGAACTATTGTTATGGCTATACTAGTAGTTGGTATGATCAGTGTGATCGTACTTGGTACAAAACATCAGACTTTTTTTCTCAAGTAG
- the pyrI gene encoding aspartate carbamoyltransferase regulatory subunit — protein MEQSDLMVRRIKEGTVIDHIDEGKGLQVLNALQIDGKDGSLITIALNVPSGKFKKKDIIKVENKFLKDDDTNKIAVIAPSATINMIKEYKLVEKRRVSLPNEIDRIFRCSNPDCITNSTEHIESVMDVINKDGRVLKCRYCARVLDVNQLKYN, from the coding sequence ATGGAACAGTCCGACCTTATGGTTCGACGAATTAAAGAGGGCACTGTAATTGACCATATAGACGAAGGCAAAGGTCTTCAGGTACTCAATGCATTACAAATCGATGGCAAAGATGGCAGTCTAATTACCATAGCCTTGAATGTTCCCAGTGGTAAATTTAAGAAAAAAGACATCATCAAAGTTGAAAATAAGTTTCTAAAAGATGATGATACAAACAAGATTGCAGTAATTGCACCATCTGCAACAATCAACATGATTAAAGAATACAAACTTGTTGAAAAAAGACGAGTCTCATTACCAAATGAGATCGATAGAATTTTCAGATGTTCAAATCCTGATTGCATTACAAACAGTACAGAACACATTGAGTCTGTAATGGATGTAATTAACAAAGATGGAAGAGTTCTCAAATGCAGATATTGTGCACGAGTTTTGGATGTTAACCAGCTAAAATATAATTAA
- a CDS encoding virginiamycin B lyase family protein, whose product MRKFLIFLLVLSFISIPLAAAHPFTEETIPSLESNAPTGTTKVIVFFSEPVDINFSELRVLDNNGNQIDNKDTSYYQGESSLIVTTPPLEDGVYTATTKVLSKIDGHLVPGAFLFAVGDVDISGIVDVDRPSELVFLPEAGARFPGIVGQTIVLGVVIASLMIWGTQNKHSIKEELEKIESIHHGKFMSLTGIGLGLVFVSDILMIAVQTIRLETSPLNAIQTDFGNIWLIRMAITVILLGIWFGLDRKKTLSKKNQIPMLVMSLALIATTSLIGHGAASGEIPAVVLDYIHNLVAAVWIGGIFYFVFTLLPTFSQLKESNREKMSLVLIPRFSIAFIISVGIVIITGPTLLWFLESDVGLITESVYGQLIILKIAIAAIMVGLGGFFQFKIQKNAEKNYSSGKISVHKKLKRSLKVDATLGIILLGVVALLANGTLPAGEIQKVGAQEIVYGFKTTEFSENAKFIIDISPFSSGANTILVTVSDFEGNQLYDSDQIHVKISNPSKNISPIEVPMSIKNPSDPIQFQGELTFGFSGEWLVEIESKRTENANESVMLNLLVKPRLTDIQTQVVEYNLPEDAKPLFLVYDGKDSLWISDASAPKLWQFSLETNEFTPYSFDGLATTFLTQDSKERIWFTDPPRNQIGFIDIKSKEITTKTLPKLDPVISENTPVFIQADFDDNIWITIVNKDRILKYLPEEDIFKEIVLPDRQSFPFALTIDEDGKIWYTATGAGKIGFIDPQTNELTQISTETILQAPEALIFDNDGNLWIAEHTGLAITKFNPILETFSRITVPDKEALPFGMTFDRYGNIWFAQHTVDSLGVYDPDNNDLIEIPIPTETSFTQFMASDGNDNVWFIEQQSNKIGTVKLTEIPISISQIQESNSLEIKYTELASPLIALGIIATSLFFVKSVKDKRRLNSLINS is encoded by the coding sequence ATGAGAAAATTTCTAATATTTTTACTTGTCTTATCATTCATTTCCATCCCATTAGCAGCAGCTCATCCATTTACAGAAGAAACTATTCCAAGTTTGGAATCTAATGCACCTACAGGTACAACAAAAGTAATTGTATTTTTTTCAGAACCAGTTGATATCAACTTTAGTGAACTCAGAGTGCTTGACAATAATGGAAATCAAATAGATAACAAAGATACGAGTTACTATCAAGGAGAATCATCCCTTATTGTTACAACACCTCCTTTAGAAGATGGAGTTTATACTGCAACAACCAAAGTCCTCTCCAAAATAGATGGACATCTTGTTCCAGGGGCATTCTTGTTTGCAGTAGGGGATGTTGACATTAGCGGAATAGTAGATGTTGATAGACCATCTGAGCTTGTATTTTTACCTGAGGCAGGGGCAAGATTTCCTGGAATTGTTGGTCAAACAATTGTTCTAGGAGTTGTAATTGCATCTCTAATGATTTGGGGAACACAAAACAAACATTCTATCAAAGAAGAATTAGAAAAAATTGAATCAATTCATCATGGAAAATTTATGTCACTTACGGGAATTGGCCTCGGATTAGTTTTTGTTTCTGATATTTTGATGATTGCAGTACAAACTATACGACTAGAAACATCTCCATTAAATGCGATACAAACTGACTTTGGAAATATTTGGCTAATCAGAATGGCAATTACAGTAATTTTATTAGGAATTTGGTTTGGATTAGACAGGAAAAAAACTCTATCAAAAAAGAATCAGATTCCAATGCTTGTAATGTCACTTGCATTAATTGCTACTACAAGTTTAATCGGACATGGTGCAGCTAGTGGAGAAATACCTGCAGTTGTATTAGATTACATTCACAACCTAGTTGCAGCTGTATGGATAGGAGGAATATTTTATTTTGTCTTTACATTATTACCAACATTTTCTCAACTCAAAGAATCAAATAGAGAAAAGATGAGTTTGGTACTTATTCCACGATTTTCAATAGCGTTTATCATCTCAGTAGGAATTGTAATTATTACAGGTCCAACACTTTTGTGGTTCTTAGAAAGCGATGTTGGGCTAATCACTGAATCAGTGTATGGTCAATTAATCATTCTCAAAATAGCAATTGCTGCAATTATGGTAGGGTTAGGAGGCTTTTTCCAATTTAAAATACAAAAAAATGCAGAAAAAAATTATTCATCGGGAAAAATTTCTGTTCATAAAAAATTAAAAAGATCACTTAAGGTAGATGCAACGTTAGGGATTATTCTACTTGGAGTAGTTGCGTTACTAGCTAATGGAACATTGCCTGCAGGTGAAATTCAAAAAGTTGGTGCTCAAGAGATTGTTTATGGGTTTAAAACTACAGAATTTTCAGAAAATGCAAAATTCATTATTGATATATCTCCATTTTCAAGCGGAGCTAACACCATTCTAGTTACAGTAAGTGATTTTGAAGGGAATCAACTTTATGATTCAGACCAAATTCATGTGAAAATATCAAACCCATCAAAGAATATTTCTCCAATAGAAGTTCCAATGTCAATAAAGAATCCATCTGATCCAATTCAATTCCAAGGGGAATTAACATTTGGGTTTTCAGGAGAATGGTTAGTTGAGATCGAATCTAAAAGAACTGAGAATGCAAATGAATCAGTAATGTTGAATTTACTTGTAAAACCTAGATTAACAGATATTCAAACTCAAGTTGTTGAATACAATTTGCCAGAAGATGCAAAACCACTCTTCTTAGTTTATGATGGAAAAGATTCTTTGTGGATTAGTGATGCATCTGCTCCTAAATTATGGCAATTCTCACTTGAAACAAATGAATTTACACCATATTCATTTGATGGTTTAGCTACAACTTTTCTAACACAAGATAGTAAAGAAAGAATTTGGTTTACAGATCCACCAAGAAATCAAATTGGATTTATTGATATTAAAAGTAAAGAAATCACTACTAAAACTCTTCCAAAACTAGATCCAGTAATTTCAGAAAATACACCAGTATTCATTCAAGCAGATTTTGATGATAATATTTGGATTACAATTGTTAACAAAGATAGAATTCTAAAATATTTACCAGAAGAAGATATCTTTAAAGAAATAGTTTTGCCAGATAGACAATCATTTCCGTTTGCATTAACTATTGATGAAGATGGAAAGATTTGGTACACAGCAACAGGTGCAGGTAAAATAGGATTCATAGATCCACAAACTAATGAATTAACTCAGATTTCAACTGAGACAATTTTACAAGCACCAGAAGCTTTGATTTTTGATAATGATGGAAATCTATGGATTGCAGAGCATACAGGCTTGGCAATTACTAAATTTAATCCAATTTTAGAGACATTTAGCAGGATAACTGTGCCTGATAAGGAAGCATTACCTTTTGGTATGACATTTGACAGATATGGAAACATTTGGTTTGCACAACATACTGTTGATAGTCTAGGCGTTTATGATCCAGATAACAATGATTTGATAGAGATTCCAATTCCAACTGAAACATCATTTACTCAGTTTATGGCATCAGATGGAAATGACAATGTTTGGTTTATTGAACAACAATCAAATAAAATTGGCACTGTAAAGTTAACAGAAATTCCAATCAGCATTTCACAAATTCAAGAGTCAAATAGTTTAGAGATAAAATATACTGAACTTGCATCACCATTGATTGCCTTAGGAATTATTGCAACATCATTGTTTTTTGTAAAGAGTGTAAAAGATAAACGAAGATTAAATTCTTTGATTAATTCTTAG
- a CDS encoding metal ABC transporter substrate-binding protein, with product MNTQTKMAIISIVVVIPLASAAVYGTNTNQQFTDNDNSKLLAVSSFNPLHEFSQIVGGEKIDVTLLVPVGVEPHDWEPTIKDVQKMHKSDFIIINGIGFENWVDDLIENNYQGIIVDTSKGISKIQSEEKHDEHDHLLGDPHIWLNPVYAKIQVQNIANAFSNSDPNNAQFYHTNAEEYNKKLDVLDSKIKNELSECKQDFIAFHDAFSYFADEYDLNQHTIVATTNSHGEVTAKTLENVISTARELNIKIIFSEETVNTKTSQIIANEIGGKVLVLSPLEIVSEDDYISKMSQNLENLKEALC from the coding sequence GTGAATACTCAAACTAAGATGGCAATAATTTCAATTGTAGTAGTAATTCCATTAGCTTCTGCTGCTGTTTATGGTACCAATACCAATCAACAGTTTACAGACAATGATAATTCTAAACTTTTAGCCGTTTCATCATTTAATCCACTTCATGAATTTTCTCAAATTGTGGGAGGAGAAAAAATTGATGTAACTTTACTTGTTCCTGTTGGAGTTGAACCACATGATTGGGAACCTACCATAAAAGATGTTCAAAAAATGCACAAGTCTGATTTTATAATAATTAATGGAATAGGTTTTGAAAATTGGGTTGATGATTTAATTGAAAATAATTATCAGGGAATAATTGTCGATACAAGTAAAGGAATTAGTAAAATTCAGTCTGAAGAAAAACATGATGAACATGATCATCTTCTAGGAGATCCACATATTTGGTTAAATCCTGTATATGCAAAAATACAAGTTCAAAATATTGCAAATGCTTTTTCAAATTCTGATCCTAATAATGCACAATTTTATCATACAAATGCAGAAGAATATAATAAAAAATTAGATGTATTAGATTCAAAAATTAAAAATGAATTATCCGAATGCAAACAAGATTTCATTGCTTTTCATGATGCTTTTTCTTATTTTGCAGATGAATATGATTTAAATCAACATACTATTGTTGCAACAACTAATTCTCATGGAGAAGTAACTGCAAAAACATTAGAGAATGTTATTTCAACAGCTAGAGAATTGAATATTAAAATAATTTTTAGTGAAGAAACTGTAAACACAAAAACATCACAAATTATTGCAAATGAAATAGGTGGTAAAGTTTTAGTTTTATCTCCACTTGAAATTGTATCTGAAGATGATTATATTTCAAAAATGTCTCAAAACCTTGAAAATCTAAAGGAGGCATTATGTTGA
- a CDS encoding CopG family ribbon-helix-helix protein produces the protein MPIVSISLNDEILSELDKLQSSMGFSGRSEAIRAGIRTFVSEEKQKADLSGNIHAILLVVHNDEFDHIVSGITHNFEDLITTHLHSKIDKEKCMELFVINGDAEKVSTITKDFQRNKNMDTVKLVAL, from the coding sequence ATGCCAATAGTTTCAATCTCTCTAAATGATGAGATTCTATCTGAATTAGATAAACTCCAATCTTCTATGGGATTCTCAGGAAGATCAGAAGCTATCAGAGCAGGAATCAGAACATTCGTTTCTGAAGAAAAACAAAAGGCGGATTTATCAGGAAACATTCACGCTATTCTCTTAGTTGTTCATAATGATGAATTCGATCACATAGTTTCAGGAATCACTCATAATTTTGAAGATTTGATCACAACACATCTTCATAGTAAAATCGATAAAGAAAAATGCATGGAACTTTTTGTAATTAATGGAGATGCTGAAAAAGTATCTACAATTACAAAAGATTTTCAAAGAAATAAAAACATGGATACAGTAAAGCTAGTGGCACTTTAA